GGGCGTCGTGGGGGACGTTCGCAAGCAGGGTCGGCTCGAAGAACTGATTGCCGAGTTCGTCCGGAACGCCCTCCGGCGCCCGCCGCTCCCCGCCGCGAACGAGGTCGGCACCCTTCTCGACGGCGTCCTCGACGAGCTCCTCGACCCAGTCGGCCTGGTCCTCGCTGATGAGCGGGCCGAAGGCGGTCTCCTCGTCGAAGAGGTCGCCTGCCTGCCAGGTGTTCATGTTGTAGTCGATCTTCTCGACGAGGTCGTCGTGGACCGACTCGTGAGCGAGCACCCGCGAGATCGCCGAGCAGCGCTGACCGGCGTACTTGAGCGATCCCTTCGTGCAGGCGCCTGCCACCTCGTCCAGGTTCGCGTCGTCGAAGACGATGGCGGGCGCGTTGCCGCCGAGTTCCATGTGCAGGTTGACCATCCCGCTCTCGCGGGCGACGTGCTTGCCGGCGCCCGAGGAGCCGGTCATCGCGATGGCGTTGACGCGGTCGTCGCTCGAGAGCACGTCCCCGATCTCGCTCCCGCGGCCGGGAACGAAGTTGAACGCGCCGTCGGGGAGTCCGTCGACGTCCGCGATGACGTCGGCGAGGATCGCCGCCGAGATCGGCGTGTTGCTCGCGGGTTTGAGCAGGACGCTGTTGCCCGCGGCGAGGGCGGGGGCGACCTGCAGGGCGGTCGTCGCCAGGGGGTAGTTGTACGGCGTGATACAGAGGACCGCGCCGATCGGCTCGTGTTTGACGATGGCGTTCCAGCCCTCGTGGCCCTCGGTGGAGCCCTCGCGGAACTCGCCCTTGCTGACGATGTTGCGGGCTTCCTCGGCGGCGCGGTCGAAGCGCTCGGCGGCGGAACCGACCTCGCCGCGGGCCGAGGAGATCGGTTTGCCGGCCTCGCGGACGATGACCTCCGCGAGCTCCTCCTCTCGTTCGCGCAGTCCCGCCGCGATCTCTTCACACCACTTCGCGCGCTCGACGACCGTCGTCTGGCGCAGTTCGGGCTTTACCTCGTGGGCGGCCGCGAGCGCCGTCCGCGCGTGTTCGGGGCCCGCAGCCGCGACGGCCGCGAACGTGCCGCCGTCGGCGAGATCCGTCACCGACAGGGTGTTCTCGGTCTCGAGCCACTCGCCGTCGACGTAGATCCGTTCTCTCCGCTGTGCGACTCTGGTTGCCATATGCGGCCCTACGAGCGCCTCACTGAAAATATTTACTCAAGGGTGAAAAAACAGAACAGCGATCTCTAGTGTTTCCTCGCGTGACCTGTTTCGCCCCTCGGAGAGTTACGGTGACAACGGATGGGTGAAAAATATCTTCCTGAATCGAAAATAAAAATTCTGTGCCGGGAAACGCTTAAGGGGAATGGCGGTGTAGCGGCTAGCGAGATGAGCACTCAAAAGACCGTCCGACAGCAGGCCGACACCGTCGAGGAGAACCGACTGCGAATCGAGCGGGAGAAGGCCGAACAGATCGTCGACGCGCTCAACTCCGAGCTCTCCAACTCGTACGTCCTCTACCACCAGCTGAAAAAGCACCACTGGGTCGTCGAGGGAGCGGAGTTCCGCGACCTGCACATCTTCTTCGAGGAGGCTTACGAGCACGTCGAGGAGGGGGCGGACATCATCGCCGAGCGCGCACAGGCCCTCGGCGGCGTTCCCGTCTCGGGACCGTCGAACTTAGAGGACCGCGCGACCGTCGAGTTCGAAGGCGAGGACGTCTACGACATCCGCACCATGATGGACAACGACCTCGAGATGTACGGCGACATCATCGAGTCGATGCGCGGCAGCATAGAACTCGCCGACAACCTCGGGGACTACGCCACCGCCGAGATCCTTCGAGAAATTCTCGTCACCGTCGAGGAGGACGCCCACCACTTCGAACACTACCTCGAGGACGAGACGCTCGTGCTCGAAGAAGCGACGCACTGAGCGGGGCTGAAGCGGTTCGGGCGGCTTTTTTTGAAGAAACGGCGCTCGAGAGTCAGGGCTCGAGATCGACGGCGATGTCGGTCGCGATCCAGCCGTCGGTGTTGTTCCGTTCGGTGAATACGACTTTTCCGGGGCGCGTTTCGTGGCTGGTGACGAGCCAGTCGGCGGGCTCGCGATCGGCAACCGTCCGTTCGTCCTCGTTACGAGCGGGAACGTCCATTAGCAGATCTTAGGCGCCCCTAAAACTAAAAAGATTCCGGGTCGGGTCGCCCGCCCGGATCGACCGGGGTGCTCGACTCGCCCCCGAGCCTCGCAGCGGGCGTCGCCGGCCGCTCAGTCGCTCACTCGAGGTCGAACCGATCGAGCGTCATCACCTTGTGCCACGCCTCGACGAAGTCGTGGACGAACTGCTCCTCGCCGTCCTCTGCGGCGTAGACGTCGGCGATGGCCCGAAGGCGGGCGTTCGAGCCGAAGACGAGATCCACGCGGGTTCCCGTCCACTCGACCTCGCCGGTCTCGCGGTCGCGGATCTCGTAGCGTTCCGCGGCGTCCGCGGGCTGTTCCCGATCGACGACGTCTTCGGACTCCGACCCGTCGACGGACTCCCACTCGTAGTCCATGTCGAGCAGGGTGACGAAGAAGTCGTTGGTCAGCGTCCCCGGCTGGTCGGTGAAGACGCCGAGATCGGAGCCGTCGTAGTTCGCGCCCAACGCGCGCATGCCGCCGACCAACACCGTCATCTCGGGAACGGTCAGTTCCAGGAGGTCGGCCTTGTCGACGAGCAACTCCTCGGCGGAGTCGGCGGTCTCGTCGCCGAGATAGTTGCGGAACCCGTCGGCTCTCGGCTTGAGCGCCTCGAACGAGTCGACGTCGGTCTGTTCCTGCGAGGCGTCGACGCGACCCGGTTCGAACGGAACTTCGACGTCGTAACCGGCGTCGGCTGCGGCCTGCTCGACGGCTGCCGCGCCGCCCAGGACGATCAGGTCGGCGAGCGAGACCCGCACGTCGTCGGATCGCGAGCCGTTGAACTCCTCCTGGATGATCTCGAGGGTCTCCAGTACGGTCGCCAACTCCTCGGGGTTGTTTACCTCCCAGTTCTTCTGTGGCTCGAGGCGAATCCGGGCGCCGTTCGCGCCCCCGCGCTTGTCGCCGTACCGGAACGTCGACGCCGACGCCCAGGCGGTCTTTACGAGCTGGGAGACGGACAGCTCCGATGCGAGGAGCTCCGCTTTGAGTTCGGAAATCTCCTCGTCGCCGAGCAGGTCGTAGTCGACCTCGGGGAGGGGGTCCTGCCACAGCAGTTCCTCGTCCGGAACCTCCGGACCGACGAGCTGGGACGGCGGACCCATGTCGCGGTGGATCAGCTTGAACCAGGCCCTCGCGAAGGCGTCCTGGAACTCCTCGGGGTTCTCCCGGAAGCGCTCGATGATCTCCCGGTACTCGGGATCGCGCTTCAGGGCGACGTCCGTCGTCAGCATCATCACGTTCTCTTTCTCCTCCGGGTCCTCGGCACCGGGTGCGGCGCCGTCGAGTTCGCCGTTCTGCGTGGTCCACTGCCACGCGCCGCCGGGACCCGTCTCGGGCTCCCACTCGTGCTCGAGCAGGTTGTCGAGGTAGCTCGTGTCCCACTGGGTCGGCGTGGTGTTCCACGGTCCCTCGATGCCGCTGGTGATCGTATCGGCTCCCTTTCCGGAGCCGTGGCTGCTCTCCCAGCCGAGTCCCTGCTGCTCGATGGGGGCGGCCTCGGGCTCGGGGCCGACGTGGTCGTCGGGGTCGGAGGCGCCGTGGACCTTCCCGAAGGTGTGTCCGCCGGCGATGAGCGCGGCCGTCTCCTCGTCGTTCATCGCCATCTGGCCGAACGACTGTCGGATCCGTTCTGCCGCCCACTCCGGATCCGGATTCCCCTCCGGTCCCTCCGGGTTCACGTAGATGAGCCCCATCACGGTGGCGGCGAGCGGGTGATCGAGTTCGTCGTCCTCGTCGAAGCGGTCGGCGGTCTCCCACTCGCTTTCGGGGCCCCAGTCGACGGCCTCGTCGGGCTCGAACTCGTCTTCGCGTCCGCCGCCGAAGCCGAACGTCTCGAAGCCCATCGACTCGAGGGCGACGTTCCCGCTCAGGACGAGCAGGTCGGCCCACGAGAGCTGTCGGCCGTACTTCTGCTTGACCGGCCAGAGCAGGCGGCGCGCCTTGTCGAGGTTCGCGTTGTCGGGCCAGCTGTTGAGGGGCGCAAACCGCTGGGTGCCGCCCGAGGCACCGCCGCGGCCGTCGCTGATGCGGTACGTACCGGCGCTGTGCCACGCCATTCGGATCATTAACGGCCCGTAGTGGCCGTAGTCGGCCGGCCACCACTCCTGGGAGTCCGTCAGCACGTCCTCGATGTCCGCCTTCACCTCGTCGAGGTCGAGCTTCTGGAACTCCTCGGCGTAGTCGAAGTCCTCGTCGACCGGACCGACGTCGCGGGCGTTCTGGTCGAGAATCCCGAGGTTCAACTGATTCGGCCACCAGTCTTGGTTGGACCTGGTCATCGCCTGGAAGTTGCTGCTTTCGCGTGTTAAGATTGTCTATTTCGGTAACGAAGTCTTCGTTGGACCCCAAGAACTATTCCGAATCCGTAAACTTTTGACGGCGACCGCGGCGCGCCGTGCATTCGACCGTCGTCGGCGAAACCGGCCGCAACGCGTGGGTCGACGGGAGTTCGACGAGGTTCGGTCGGAGAAGACGATACGGCCGCCCGCAGTTCCTTCGGGACTCGAGTCGGACCGATCCCGCCGCCGCCGCGGAGCGAAGCACTAACGGGCTCGCTCCCGGATACTCCGACGATGAGCTACGACGTGCTGGTCGCCGGCGAAACGCTGATCGACTTCCTGCCGGCCCGTCCCGGCCCGCTGTCGGACGTCGAGGGGTTCGAGCGCCGGCCCGGTGGCGCCCCCGCGAACGTCGCCGTCGCGCTCTCGAGGCTCGAGGCGCCGCCGCTGTTCTGGACCCGCGTCGGCGACGACCCGTTCGGGCGCTTCCTCGAGGACACCCTCCTCGCGGAGGGGATTCCCGGCCGGTACCTCGAGCGCGACCCGGCCGCCAAGACGACGCTCGCGTTCGTGACCCACGACGAAGGCGGCGATCGGACCTTCTCGTTCTACCGGGACGACACCGCCGACACCAGACTCGAGGCGGGGACGATCGGTGACGACGCGCTGGAGTCGGTTTCGTGGGTCCACGCCGGCGGCGTCTCCCTCGCCGGCGGCTCCTCGCAGGAGGCGACGCTCGACCTGCTCGAGCGAGCCGCCGAACGCGACTGTACCGTGTCGTTCGACCCGAACGCCCGGCCGGAGCTGTGGCCCGACGCGGGGACGTTCCGTGAGGTCTGTCGGGCGGCCCTCGAACGCGTCGACGTCTGCAAGGCGACCGTCGGGGAGCTCGAGGCGCTCGGGTTCGACGGAGCCACCCCCGAGGCGCTGGCGCGAGACGCCCTCGAGGCGTCGGGGCCGCACACCGTCCTCGTCACCCGCGGACGCGAGGGCGCCGTCGCCGTCGCGGGCGACGGCTCGCCGTGGCCCGGGGTCGCCGACCACGGCGGCTACGAGGTCGACGTCGTCGACACCACCGGCGCCGGCGACGCGTTCGTCGCCGGCTCCATCGCGGCGCTGCGCGAGGGGCGAGGGCTCGAGGACGCGCTGTCGTTCGCGAGCGGCGTCGCGGCGACGGCCACCACCGACGCGGGGGCGATGGCGGCGCTGCCGACCCGGGCGGCCGTCGACGCCTTTCTCGCGGATCGTCGGTAGTCTCCGGCGCCACCCCGTGCAAGCAGATTCATTATCGGCCGCCTCCGCGTTCGTCCACTATGAGTTCCGAGGACCGGTCAGTGGTATCGACCGCCAAGCAGGTCGTCGCGGGGGTCCAGGAGAAGAACGTCCCGTTCATGGCGGCGAGCATCGCCTACCAGGCGTTCGTCTCGCTCATCCCGCTGCTCGTGCTCGTGTTCTTTCTCGTCACGATCGTCGGCGACGAGCAACTCGCAGCCCAGGTCGCCGACATCACCGAGGGCGTCCTCCCCGAGAGCGGCCAGCAACTACTCGAGGAGGCGATCACCGACTCGGCTGCGACGGCGGGAACGTCGATCATCGGGCTGGTGATACTGCTGTGGGGGTCGCTGAAGATCTTCCGAGGGATCGACACCGCGTTCTCGGAGATCTACGACTCGACGAGCGAGAGCTCCTTCCTGGGCGATCTCCGCGACGCGATCATCGTCTTCGGCGCGCTCGGCCTCGCCGTGCTCGCCGCGGGCGCCGCCACGCTCGCGTTCGCGTTCCTGCCGGACGTTCCGTTCCTGGGCCTGCTCAATCCGCTCTTGCTCGTCGTCGGGTTCACGATCGCGTTCTACCCGATGTACTACTTCTTCCCGAACGTCGACGTCTCCGCCCGCGAGATTCTGCCGGGCGTTCTCGTCGCCGCCGTGGGGTGGGCCGCGCTCCAGGCGCTGTTCCAGGTGTACGTCGCGATCGCCGCCGGCTCCGAGTCCGCCGACGCCATCGGCGCGATCCTGCTTCTCCTGACGTGGCTGTACTTCGGCGGCCTGCTGTTGCTCGCCGGCGCGGTCGTCAACGCCACCACCTCGGGTCACCTCGTCCTGGAGGACGACCTCGAGCGCGCTCCTCCACGGCAGGTCACCCGCGAGCGGGAACTCGCACAGATCGCCGACCAGCGGGACCGCCTCGCACGCGAGCGCGATCAGCTTCGGAACGACCTCGAGGCCCAGCGGTCGCGTCGAACCGACCTCGAGGCGCGCGTCGACCGGCTCGCGACGGACGTTCACCGGCTCGAGCGCGAGAACGAGGAGCTGCGCCGGGAACTCGAGTACCGGGAAGAGCCCCCCTGGCGTCAGGCGCTGGAGACGGTGCTGGAACGGGTCGACTCCGTGAACGTCGGCACGGTCAGGGAGTCCCGGGAGTAGTCGCGGCGCCAGCGGGCGGCTCGAGTCGGGACACCTTTGTGCGTTGCCGGCACACTCAGTACCGTGTCACACCCGGCTCGGGCGGCCCGTCGCCACATCCAGTCCGACCACGTGGCCGTCCTCGACGGCATCGATTACTGTGCGGACAGGGTCGCCGAACCGTGGACCGACGGGCGGGTGAGCGACCGCTCGCGGGTCGTCGACTCCCTCGAGTCCTGGCTCGAGTCGACCGGGCTGCTCGCGAAGCTTCCGCTCGTGCTCACCGACGCCGTCGAGGCGGCCGGGTACGAACTGGCGGCGCCGCCGGTTGCCGCCCCGCCGTACGTCGCGATCACGAGTCGCGGCCCGATCCTCCGGGCGACGATCGACCCCGGTCGGCTGGTGGTCCGGTTCGAGGCGTTCGACGTCGTCCGCGAACCCCGCGGCTACCGGCGACTCGACGGCGTTCGGCTGGCGGTTTGTCTCGAGTGCTAGGATCAGCAGGTTTACTCCGGCCGCCGCCGTGGCTCCGAGCGATGCATCCGCGCGCAGACGCGTTCAGGACGATGGCTCGAGAAACCTACGGCTTCGACCCCGACGTCGAGGAGTTTCCGGAAGGGACGAAGACGGCGGCCGACGCCGCCGACGCCGTCGGCTGCGACGTCGCCCAGATCGCGAGTTCGCTCGCGTTCGACGTTGACGGCGAGCTCGTGGTGTCGGTGACCAGCGGGGCGAACCGCGTCAGCGAGGCCGCCCTGGCCGCGTACTTCGAGACCGACGCCGAGGCCGTCTCGATGGCCGACGCCGACCGGATCAAGGAGGAACTCGGCTGGTCGATCGGCGGCGTCCCGCCGTTCTGTCACGACCGCGCGGTGCCGGTCGTGATGGACGAGACGTTACTCGAGTTCGACACCGTCTGGGCCGCCGCCGGCACGCCGAAGGCGGTGTTCCCGATCGACCCCGAAACGCTGCGGTCGTACGCCGACGCCGAACCCGCCCCCGTCACGGAGTGATAACGCGGCGAGCGTCGATCGCGCGTCTGATCGCACGCGGTGGGCCGGTCTGCAGTGGCTGGTTTCGATAACGGACGACTCACCCCCGCCGCGGCGCAGTCGGGAGGTGCTCGCCGAGGAACTCGTCGACGATCTCGAAGGTCCGGATCTTCTGTTCGATGTCCGAGGAGCCGTGACCCTCCGCGCCGAGTTCGTGGTAGGCGAACTCCTCACCCTCGGTCCAGCCCTTCGCTTCGAGGGCGTCCCGGAACAGCCGCGCCTGGGAGATCGGACACCGGGGATCGTTGACGCCGTGAACGATACAGATCGGTGCCTCGATGTTCTCGACGTGGGTGAGCGGGCTCCGCTCGCGGTAGAAGTCGGCGTTCTCCTCGGGGTCGCCGAGCTGTTGCTCGAGGATCGTCTTGAAGTGAGGCATCGACTCCTCGTAGAGGGCGAGCAGGTCCGTGATGCCGACGCGGGCGACGCCGGCCGACCAGACCTCCGGGTACGAGACGAGCTGCCAGAAGGCGCTGTAGCCGCCGTATGAACCTCCCATCACGGCCACGTCCTCGATCCCCTCCCGGTCTGCGAGCCAGCGGCCCGCGTTAGCGACGTCGGCCTGCTCGCCGCCGCCCCAGTCGCCCCGGACCCTGTTCTTGAACTCGCGGCCGCGGCCGACCGAGCCGCGGTAGTTCGGCTGGAGGACGGTGTACCCCCGCTGCACGAGAAACTGGACGTACGGGCTGAACCGCCGCCGGGACTGGCCGTGGGGTCCGCCGTGGACGTGAACGATCCCCGTCGGCGAGGGCTCGGCGGGTTCGTACAGCAGCGCGCCGATCTCCACCCCGTCCCGCGACTCGTAGGTGACGTACTCGCTGTCGACGAACGAGTCCGGAGCGAGCCCGCCGTACTCGGCGTCTACCAGCACCTCGCTCTCGTCGCTCGCGAGGTCGTAGGCGAGCAGCCGCTTTCGCTCGCTCGAGGTCTGCTGGGTGACGAGCACGGTCTCGTCCTCGAGAAACGGATTTCCGCCGCCCATCGATCCGGGATAGCTCGAGACGCCCTCGGGGAGGTCCAGTTCGATCGCCGAGTCGTCCTCGAGGTCGTACCGGATCGGGACGACCGCAGCGCGGCGCGTCCGGAGCGCGAGGAACCCGCTCCCGTCGGGCAGGAACTCGACCGGCGACTCCTCGGCGTCGCCGCCGTACCACGTCACCTCGTCGCTCGCGAGGTCGTAGACGCCACACCGAGTGAGGTCCTCGGTGTTGTCCGAGACGAGCAGGCGGTCGCCGTCGGGGTGCCAGGCCGCGGGACTGGCCTCGGCGCCGTGGTCGCCGACCTCGAGGTTGCGGGCGTTCGAGCCGTCGGCGTCGGCGACGTAGACGTCCTGGTTGTCGAGGTCGTCGGACTCGTTGGTCGCGTAGGCGATTCGATCACCGACGGGTCCGACGGTCACCCCGCGGACGGGCTGGTCGTAGGCGGTGAGCTGTTCGAACTCGCCGCTCTCGAGGTCGTGGCGGTAGAGATTGAGCTGATCGCGGGCATCGCTCGCGTAGTAGAGATACCGGCCGTCGGGGCCGACGTCGGCGAGCACGCACTGGCCGTCCCGGCCGACGACCCGGTCGACGGCCCCCTCGAGGTCGATCGAGAAGACGTCGTTCTGTTCGTCGCCGCCCTCGTCGCGGTGGAAGAAGAGCCGGTCGCCGTCGGGGTGCCACCGGATCGGGTACCGGACCGCCCGCGGTACCTCGCCGTCGCTGAGTCGTGCTCGCGCTCCCGTCTCGAGGTCGAGCACGTACAGCTCGTTTCGCCCCGTCTCGTCGTAGTAGAAGGCGACCCGGCCGCCATCGGGGGAGGCGACCGGCGCGCGAACCTCCGGGAGACTCGCCAGCGTCTCGAGCACGTCGTCGGTTTCGACCGTCGCGTCAGTCATGTCAGCACGTGTGTATCGGCTCGAAATAAGTGTGCTGGCACGACGGGACCGTCACTCGGCCACGCCGCAGTAGCCGATGGCCGAGCAGGCGAGGGTCTGGGCGGTCTCGAGCAGCGAGGTGACGGTGGTGTACTCGTCGACCCCGTGGAGGTTCGGCCCGTAGGGGCCGGCGGTGACGACGGGAACGTCGTAGTAGCGCTGGAAGAACCGCTCGTCGAGAGCGGCGTTGCCGCCGACGTACGTGCCGGCGTCCCCGCAGATCCTCTCGGCGTTTCGCTCGACGGTCGCGACGATGTCGGCGTCCCGCGGGACCTCGTGCGGCGCGGCGTTCCAGCCGACCCACTCCACCGTCGGCGGGTTCTCGGCGAGCCACTCGTCGTCCGCGGCCGCCGCCGCGATCGTCCCCTCGATCTCCTCGCGCACGTCCGCTCGGCTCTCACCGGGCGGCCAGCCGACCCGTCCCTTCAGCGTCACCTCGGCGGGAACCGACGCCGGCCAGTCGCCCCCTTCGACGACGCCGACGTTGATGTTCGTCACGTGGCCCTCGAGGTCCGGATCGGCGCCGTAGGCGGGCGGGAAGTCGATCCGCGCCTGGCGGTCGTCGTTCAGGTCGCCGAGCGCGCGGTTTACGAGACACGCCTTGTCGAAGGCGCTCACGCCCTGGTGGCCCCAGGCGGCGTGGGCCTTCTTCCCGGGAACCGCGACGTCGAAGAACATCACGCCCGCGCTCGCGATGCCGACGTTCGGGAGGCCGAACGGCTCCGGGACGATCGCCGCATCGGGGACGTAGCCCCGCTCGAGCGCCGAGAGCACGCCGCCGACGCCGCCGGCTTCCTCCTCGATCGTGCTCTGGACGTAGAGGTCCCCGGCGAGTTCGATTCCCTCCGCCTGCAGGGTCTCGACCACGAGCAACATCGCGGCGAGCCCACCCTTCATATCGGAGACGCCCCGCCCGTAAACGCGGTCGCCGTCCCGGCGAAGCGTCCACGGATCACCCTCCCAGGCCGACTCCGGATCGGCGGGCACGACGTCGATGTGTCCCGAGAGCGCGAGCGTCGGACCGTCGCCGGCGCCGGGAACCGTCGCGACGGCGTTCTCGCGTCCCTCGTAGCCGTGCTCGTCGTACGAGGAGGTCCGAAAGTAGCCGGGATGGTCCGCGAGCGCCTCCGGATCGGGCTCCCAGGTGTCGACCGCGAGCCCGAGGCGGTCGAACTCCGCGAGCATCACTCGCTGGCCGACCGGTTCGTTTCCTGTCACCGACTTCGCGGCGACGAGTCGCTCGAGGGTCTCGAGCAGACGCTCTTCGCGGTCGGCAATCGACTGACACACCCGCTCTCGCGTGGACGAGGCGTTCATACGGGCGTATCGTCCGTGTGGGGTGTTAGCTGTTTCAGTCGCGGTATTCGGCCGGTATTAACAACACACGGGAGATATTGACGGCGGAATTAATAACTCGAGTGGGTAGGATAATAACACTTTTACCCGCCGGTTCGAATGCACCGGTATGAACCTCACACGCCGATCGGTCCTCGCGGGAACTGCAGGTGCGATCACAACCGGGGCTCTCGCGGGCTGTCTGGACGACGTTGCGTCGGACGCGGAGGGAAGCGCAGGTTCGGGATATGCGGCGTTTTTCACCCTCTGGGACTGGTCCGAACAGGTCGCCGGCGACGAACTCTCGTTCGAGAACCCCGTCCCGGCCGGGACGATGGGCCACGGGTTCGAGCCCAGTAGCGAGGTCCTCACGGAGATCGCCGACTCGGACGTGTTCGTCTACCTCGACACGTCGGAGTTTAGCTGGGCTCAGGAGGCCGCAGACCGCCTCGAGGCCGACTACCCCGACGTCGTCGTCGTCGACGGACTCGACGGGATCGACCTGCTCGAGTGGGACCACGATCACGACGACGACCACGGTGACGATCATCACGACGACGACCACGGTGACGATCATCACGACGACGACCACGGTGACGATCATCACGACGACGACCACGGTGACGATCATCACGACGACGACCACGACGACCACGACCACGATCACGGTGAGTACGATCCACACGTGTGGGTGGACCCGGTTCGGGCCCAGCGAATCGTCGACAACATCGCCGACGGACTCGCGGACGCAGACCCGGACAACGAGGAGACGTTCCGCGACAACGCCGAGGCGTACAACGACCGACTCGAGGACCTCCACGGCGAGTTCGAGGACCTCTTCGCGAACGCCGATCGCGACGTGATCGTCGTCGCCGGCCACGACTCCTACCAGTACCTCGAGGACCGCTACGGGTTCGAGGTACACACGCCAGTCGGCGTCTCCCCGCACGACGAGCCGAGCCAGGACGACATCGCGGAGACGATCGATCTCGTCGACGAGCACGGCATCGACACGATCCTGTACGACCACTTCGAGTCGCCGACGCTCGCGGAGACGATCGTCGAGAACAGCGACGCGACGGAGACGCTTGCGATCACCCCCGCGGAGGGAACCACCGACGAGTGGGCCGAGGAGGGGTGGGGGTACCTCGAGCAAATGGAAGAGATAAACCTCTCCGCG
Above is a genomic segment from Natrononativus amylolyticus containing:
- a CDS encoding aldehyde dehydrogenase family protein, with translation MATRVAQRRERIYVDGEWLETENTLSVTDLADGGTFAAVAAAGPEHARTALAAAHEVKPELRQTTVVERAKWCEEIAAGLREREEELAEVIVREAGKPISSARGEVGSAAERFDRAAEEARNIVSKGEFREGSTEGHEGWNAIVKHEPIGAVLCITPYNYPLATTALQVAPALAAGNSVLLKPASNTPISAAILADVIADVDGLPDGAFNFVPGRGSEIGDVLSSDDRVNAIAMTGSSGAGKHVARESGMVNLHMELGGNAPAIVFDDANLDEVAGACTKGSLKYAGQRCSAISRVLAHESVHDDLVEKIDYNMNTWQAGDLFDEETAFGPLISEDQADWVEELVEDAVEKGADLVRGGERRAPEGVPDELGNQFFEPTLLANVPHDARIVDEEQFGPVAVVTTFEDREEAIEISNGSDLALDAAVFTTDYNRALDVADRVDAGAVRINGAPSHGLGDVPFGGNKDSGIGREGLDASIHEMMRKKSIIL
- the dpsA gene encoding DNA starvation/stationary phase protection protein DpsA, translated to MSTQKTVRQQADTVEENRLRIEREKAEQIVDALNSELSNSYVLYHQLKKHHWVVEGAEFRDLHIFFEEAYEHVEEGADIIAERAQALGGVPVSGPSNLEDRATVEFEGEDVYDIRTMMDNDLEMYGDIIESMRGSIELADNLGDYATAEILREILVTVEEDAHHFEHYLEDETLVLEEATH
- the katG gene encoding catalase/peroxidase HPI; amino-acid sequence: MTRSNQDWWPNQLNLGILDQNARDVGPVDEDFDYAEEFQKLDLDEVKADIEDVLTDSQEWWPADYGHYGPLMIRMAWHSAGTYRISDGRGGASGGTQRFAPLNSWPDNANLDKARRLLWPVKQKYGRQLSWADLLVLSGNVALESMGFETFGFGGGREDEFEPDEAVDWGPESEWETADRFDEDDELDHPLAATVMGLIYVNPEGPEGNPDPEWAAERIRQSFGQMAMNDEETAALIAGGHTFGKVHGASDPDDHVGPEPEAAPIEQQGLGWESSHGSGKGADTITSGIEGPWNTTPTQWDTSYLDNLLEHEWEPETGPGGAWQWTTQNGELDGAAPGAEDPEEKENVMMLTTDVALKRDPEYREIIERFRENPEEFQDAFARAWFKLIHRDMGPPSQLVGPEVPDEELLWQDPLPEVDYDLLGDEEISELKAELLASELSVSQLVKTAWASASTFRYGDKRGGANGARIRLEPQKNWEVNNPEELATVLETLEIIQEEFNGSRSDDVRVSLADLIVLGGAAAVEQAAADAGYDVEVPFEPGRVDASQEQTDVDSFEALKPRADGFRNYLGDETADSAEELLVDKADLLELTVPEMTVLVGGMRALGANYDGSDLGVFTDQPGTLTNDFFVTLLDMDYEWESVDGSESEDVVDREQPADAAERYEIRDRETGEVEWTGTRVDLVFGSNARLRAIADVYAAEDGEEQFVHDFVEAWHKVMTLDRFDLE
- a CDS encoding carbohydrate kinase family protein, which produces MSYDVLVAGETLIDFLPARPGPLSDVEGFERRPGGAPANVAVALSRLEAPPLFWTRVGDDPFGRFLEDTLLAEGIPGRYLERDPAAKTTLAFVTHDEGGDRTFSFYRDDTADTRLEAGTIGDDALESVSWVHAGGVSLAGGSSQEATLDLLERAAERDCTVSFDPNARPELWPDAGTFREVCRAALERVDVCKATVGELEALGFDGATPEALARDALEASGPHTVLVTRGREGAVAVAGDGSPWPGVADHGGYEVDVVDTTGAGDAFVAGSIAALREGRGLEDALSFASGVAATATTDAGAMAALPTRAAVDAFLADRR
- a CDS encoding YihY/virulence factor BrkB family protein, with amino-acid sequence MSSEDRSVVSTAKQVVAGVQEKNVPFMAASIAYQAFVSLIPLLVLVFFLVTIVGDEQLAAQVADITEGVLPESGQQLLEEAITDSAATAGTSIIGLVILLWGSLKIFRGIDTAFSEIYDSTSESSFLGDLRDAIIVFGALGLAVLAAGAATLAFAFLPDVPFLGLLNPLLLVVGFTIAFYPMYYFFPNVDVSAREILPGVLVAAVGWAALQALFQVYVAIAAGSESADAIGAILLLLTWLYFGGLLLLAGAVVNATTSGHLVLEDDLERAPPRQVTRERELAQIADQRDRLARERDQLRNDLEAQRSRRTDLEARVDRLATDVHRLERENEELRRELEYREEPPWRQALETVLERVDSVNVGTVRESRE
- a CDS encoding YbaK/EbsC family protein, with product MHPRADAFRTMARETYGFDPDVEEFPEGTKTAADAADAVGCDVAQIASSLAFDVDGELVVSVTSGANRVSEAALAAYFETDAEAVSMADADRIKEELGWSIGGVPPFCHDRAVPVVMDETLLEFDTVWAAAGTPKAVFPIDPETLRSYADAEPAPVTE
- a CDS encoding S9 family peptidase, which gives rise to MTDATVETDDVLETLASLPEVRAPVASPDGGRVAFYYDETGRNELYVLDLETGARARLSDGEVPRAVRYPIRWHPDGDRLFFHRDEGGDEQNDVFSIDLEGAVDRVVGRDGQCVLADVGPDGRYLYYASDARDQLNLYRHDLESGEFEQLTAYDQPVRGVTVGPVGDRIAYATNESDDLDNQDVYVADADGSNARNLEVGDHGAEASPAAWHPDGDRLLVSDNTEDLTRCGVYDLASDEVTWYGGDAEESPVEFLPDGSGFLALRTRRAAVVPIRYDLEDDSAIELDLPEGVSSYPGSMGGGNPFLEDETVLVTQQTSSERKRLLAYDLASDESEVLVDAEYGGLAPDSFVDSEYVTYESRDGVEIGALLYEPAEPSPTGIVHVHGGPHGQSRRRFSPYVQFLVQRGYTVLQPNYRGSVGRGREFKNRVRGDWGGGEQADVANAGRWLADREGIEDVAVMGGSYGGYSAFWQLVSYPEVWSAGVARVGITDLLALYEESMPHFKTILEQQLGDPEENADFYRERSPLTHVENIEAPICIVHGVNDPRCPISQARLFRDALEAKGWTEGEEFAYHELGAEGHGSSDIEQKIRTFEIVDEFLGEHLPTAPRRG